The Mycolicibacterium fluoranthenivorans genome has a window encoding:
- a CDS encoding phage holin family protein, whose amino-acid sequence MVRLLLNTLVFLGSAAIGLLAADRLVSGVSVSWRGFVVAVVVFALAQAILSPFIAKMASRYASAFLGGIGLVSTFVALLLASVLTHGLSIRGAGSWVAATVVVWLVTAVATLLLPLLVVKKKIGKE is encoded by the coding sequence ATGGTGCGACTACTGCTGAACACGCTGGTCTTCCTGGGTTCGGCGGCGATCGGTTTGCTGGCTGCCGACCGGCTGGTGTCCGGGGTATCGGTGTCGTGGCGTGGATTCGTCGTTGCGGTGGTGGTCTTCGCCTTGGCGCAGGCGATCCTGTCGCCGTTCATCGCCAAGATGGCATCCCGCTACGCCTCGGCGTTTCTCGGCGGAATCGGCCTGGTGTCAACATTTGTGGCGCTGTTGCTGGCCTCGGTGCTGACCCATGGTCTGAGCATTCGTGGCGCCGGCTCCTGGGTCGCCGCGACGGTGGTCGTGTGGTTGGTGACGGCCGTCGCCACCCTGCTGTTGCCGCTGCTGGTGGTCAAGAAGAAGATCGGTAAGGAGTGA
- a CDS encoding septum formation family protein — protein sequence MTISAAILLVSCGAHPTAAPPAPTIADTVTSHSASVPAPAARTLPWFNLQVGDCVDQIPAVDEGAVEVTLVDCATPHRAEVYQRAPVPVDAAVTDVANQRCNDALTAYTGSSGSYTVSYLIDSNQDRTADNPLPSIVICLLQDAGGGALTRSAHGR from the coding sequence GTGACGATTTCCGCTGCGATTCTGCTGGTGAGCTGTGGCGCGCACCCCACCGCGGCACCACCGGCCCCGACCATCGCCGATACGGTGACATCGCACTCCGCGTCGGTGCCGGCGCCCGCAGCACGCACGCTGCCGTGGTTCAACCTCCAGGTCGGCGACTGCGTGGACCAGATCCCCGCCGTGGACGAAGGCGCGGTCGAGGTGACGCTGGTGGACTGCGCGACACCGCATCGAGCCGAGGTGTACCAGCGCGCGCCCGTCCCGGTCGACGCTGCTGTCACCGATGTGGCGAATCAACGCTGTAACGACGCCCTCACCGCGTACACCGGGTCTTCCGGCAGCTACACCGTCAGTTACCTCATCGACTCGAATCAGGACCGTACCGCCGACAATCCTCTGCCCAGTATCGTCATCTGCCTGCTGCAGGATGCCGGCGGCGGCGCGCTGACCCGATCCGCGCACGGCCGCTGA